TCACGAGGATGTCGATCGAGCCGAAGTTCTTCACGGCGTCGGCGATGATCCCCTCGGCCTGGTCCCACTTCGACACGTCGCCGTAGTTGGCGACGGCCCCACCGCCCCCGGCCTCGATCTCCTTCACCACCTGGGTGGCCGGGTCGGTGTCGCTTCCGCGGCCGTTCACGTCGACGCCGGCGTCGTTGATGACCACCTTGGCGCCCTCCTTCGCCAGCTCCAGCGCGATCCCGCGACCGATCCCGCGGCCCGACCCCGTGACGACGGCGACCTTTCCATCGAGAAGACCCATGTGCGCTTCCTCCTGTTGGGGTTGGAGCGACGCTAGCAACGAGCGAGCGTGACGTGCAATCATCGGTTGACCAAGGAGGTTCCGATGACTCTCGACGCCGAGCGGGTGCACAAGGAGCTCACCGAGGTCATGAACTCGGTGTGGTTCGAAGGGGGGCGGCCGTTCCTGGAGGACTTCGCCGACGGCAAGGTCCCCAAGGACAAGCTCGCCCGTTTCGCGCCGTCGTACTGCTTCCAGGTCGACAACTTCAAGCGCTGCGTGGCCGCGGTCTACGCGCAGGCCGAGCCGCGCGACGTGCGGGAGCTCTTGCTGGAGAACCTGTGGGAGGAGCACGGCGAGGGGTTGCCCGAGCGTGATCACGCCGAGCTGGTCGCGCGTTTCGGACGGGCGCTGGGCGCCGACATCGATAGTCCCTACGACCTCGAGCCGATCCCCGAGAGCCGGCAGTGGATCGACCGGATCCTCGCGATCTGCGCGAACGAGCACTTCGTCGTCGGTCTCGCCGCGCTGGCTTACGGCATCGAGGCCCGGACACGGACGATGGCGTTCCTCGGCGCGCTGTACCGCGACAAGTACGGCTTGGCCGAGCAAGACCTCGAGTTCTTCTTCATGCATCTCGAGGCCGACGAGGAGCACGCCGGCCGCGCGATCGAGCTGGTCGGGCGCTACTGCACCACTGAGGAGCTGCTCGAGCGCTCGAAGTGGGCGGTGGGCGAGGTGCTTGACGCGACCCGGGTCGTCGCGGAGGGGATGGAGCGCATCTGCAGTGGGTGATCGCTGGCGCTTCATCGACGTCGGAAAGACCGAGGCCCTCGCGGCCTACGGTCGCCTGCCCGCGATCGCGGCGTCGGTCGTCCAGGGCGGACCCGAAGTGCTCATGACGATGATCTGGGCGAAGGGCCATCTGACGGTCGGCTGGTTCGACGATGTGGATTCGGCGATCGATCTCGACGCCGCGCGCGAGGTGGGGATCGACGTGTTCCGGCGCCCGATCTGGGGCGGCGGTACCGCGTTCTACGACACCGAGGCGGTCGCGGTCTGGTCCTGGATCATGCGCGACGACCGGTTCCCGACCCTCGACGAAGCGTTGAACCATTTCCGGCCCGTGATGGAGAAAGCGCTTTCCGATCTCGGGCTCGGCGAAGCGCATTTCGAGGGGTCCTCCGACATCCGTTGGCGTGACCGGAAGCTCGGTACGTGCATCACGCAGTCGGTGCTCGGCACCAAGGTGGTCGGCGGGTTCCTGAACCTGAAACGACCCGACCTCGAGATGTACCGGCGTGTCGCGCGCGTCCCGGAGGAGAAGTTCGCCGACAAAGTGATCAAGGACATCGTCGAGTACATCGTCACGCCGGACGACATCCGAGGCCGGTCCCTCTCCTACGAGGAACTTCGGGACGCGATCGCGACGGCGACCCGCGAGGTCGCGGGACTCGAGCTCGATCCGTCGCCGTTCACGGCCGACGAGTCGGGGATCGTCCAGCAGTTCGTGGACTCGGTGACGTCGGAGGACTTCATCCGCCGGATCTCCTCCGGGCGCTTCCGTGCCGAGGCGCCGACGGGCACGAAGGTCGGTTTCGCGAACGTGAAAGGGAAGAAGCTCGTGCGTGCAGGCGTGGCACTCGACGATCGGGGGAGCATCGTGCGGGCGCTCGTCGCCGGCGACATGCACGTCTCGCCCCCGGAAGCGATCGACGGCGTCGCCGCGGCACTCGCCGGAGCCGACGTCGCCGACCGCGAAGAGCTTCTCCAGCGCGTCACGACCGTGTTCGCCGGGATCGAGCAGCCCGACGCCGCGGCGGGGATCACGCCGAACGACATCGTCGAGGCCGTCCTGAAGGCCGCGAAGGAGGCGACCGCATGAGCGACCTCACGGCCGAAACCACCGAGCTCCTTCAGCAGATGATCCGCAACGGCTGCGTGAACGACGGGACGCCGGGTTCTGGGCAGGAGGTCCGAAACGCAGACGTGCTCGAGTCCTTCCTCGACGGCGCGGGCCTGGACATGCAGCGGTTCGAGGCCGTGTCGGGCCGCCCGAGCCTGGTGGCGCGCATGGAGGGCACCGAGCCGGATGCGCCGTCGCTGATGCTGATGGGACACACCGACGTCGTGCCGGTGAACCCAGACGGATGGACGCGGGATCCGTTCGGCGGCGAGCTCGTCGACGGCGAGGTGTGGGGGCGCGGGGCGGTCGACATGCTGAACCTAACCGCGTCGATGGCGGTCGCGATTCGAGAGCTCGCCCACAGCGGCTTCAAACCCAAGGGAACGCTGATCTATCTCGCGGTTCCCGACGAGGAGGCCGCGGGAACGTACGGCGCCAAGTGGCTCGTCGACAACGAGCCCGACGCGGTGCGCTGCGACTACGTGCTCACCGAGATGGGCGGCTTCCGCTTCGCCGGTCAAGGCACGCCGAAGGTTCCGGTCATGGTCGCCGAGAAGGGCACCTACTGGTGCAAGATCCGCGTGAAAGGAACGCCGGGGCATGCCTCGATGCCGTTCCGGACCGACAACGCGCTGGTGAAGGCGGCGGAGATCGTGCAGCGCCTCGCGTCCTTCCAGCCCGAGCCGGTCATCCACGAAACCTGGCGCCGGTTCGTCGAACAGATGGGATTCCCCCCCGAGATGAAAGAGTCGCTGCTCGACCCGGCGAAGGTGCGAGCGGTTGCCGGCGAGCTGCCCGACCTCGGGATGGCGCGGATGATCCACGCTTGCACGCACACGACCTTCGCACCGACCGTGCTCCACGGCGGCGTGAAGGGCAACGTGATCCCCGACTCGGTCGAGATGCAGGTCGACATCCGGACGCTTCCGGGGCAGACCGCGGAGGACGTGCACGCGATGCTCCGCGAGGCCCTCGGTGAGTACTACGACATGATCGAGATCGATCCGACCAGCGCGATGGAAGCGAGCGCATCGCCGGTGGATTCGCCTCTGTGGGACACGCTGACCAGTCACACGCGCCGGCTCTCGGGCGCCGAGACCGTGCCGTTCATCATCGTGGGCGCCACCGATGCTCGGTTCTTCCGGAAGGTCGGCGCGACCTGCTACGGCTACGGGCTGTTCAGTGAGCGGATCTCGTTCGGCCAGTTCGCCTCGATGTTCCACGGCGACGACGAACGGGTCGACACCGAGTCGCTGGGCTTGACGACCGAGCTCTGGGGGTCGGTCGTGCACGACTTCCTGGGGTAGCGATGCGCTTCGGCTTGCTCATCCCGCAGGAAGGGGCTCCCTTCAAGGCCGTCCTCGAGCACGCCCGGCTCGCCGACGTGCTCGGCTTCGACTCGGTGTGGGTCGAGGACCATCTCCGCGTGATCGCGGTGCCGCCGGGCAGCCCGGCCTACGAGGGGTGGACGACGCTCACCGGACTGCTCGCCGGAACCGAACGGATCAAAGCCGGGCCGCTCGTGCTCGCCGAGGGTTTCCGGAATCCGGCCTGGCTCGCGAACGCGGCTGCGACGCTCGACCACATGAGCGACGGCCGGCTGATCCTCGGGATCGGTGCCGGCGGCTACGAGGCCGAGTTCCACTCCTACGGGTACGAGTGGCTCGAGGCCGCGGACCGGGCCGAGCGGCTCGCCGAGGCGCTCGAGGTGATCACCGGGATGTGGGAGCGACGCCCGTTCCGGGGGCGCTGGTACCGAGCCGACGGCTCTGCGGACTGCCCCCAGCCCCTCCAGCAGCCGCGGCCACCGATCTGGATCGGCGGGCGCGGGAACTCGCTGTTGCGCGTTGCCGCGCGCTTCGCCGACTCGTGGAACGCTCCGCTGCTCACCCCCGAGGAGGTCGCCGAACGCGCCGAGACGCTGCGCGGGTACTGCGAGGCCGAAGGCCGCCCGATGCCGGAGATCTCGTATTACGGGCCCGTGTGGGTCGACACCGACGAGGAGCGCATGGCCCGGCGGCTCGAGCGTGCGCACGCGAGCGAGAACCGCAACGTCCGCCTCTACGCGCGGGTGGCGATCAGCGGCACGCCCGAGCAAGCCGTCGCTCGCCTCCGCGAGTACGAGAAGATCGGAGTCACCCACTTCGTGTGCCACTTCGGACGCGCCGACGTGACCTCGGGGACCGAGGCGTTCGCGAAGACGATCCTCCCCGCCTTCCGGTAGTCGAACGGTGGTCCCGGCCCGACCGGGAGACTATCCTCGGCCCTGTGGAAGGATCCGGCAGCCGACGCGCGCCCGGCGGGACGCCCAAAGGGCCCGCCGGCGGGCGACCGCGATGCTCGTTCTGCGGGCGCAAGCCCAAAGAAGTGCAGTGGATCTACGGCGGCTCGATGGTGGCCATCTGTGACGGCTGCACCCAGCGCTCACTCGACGAGATGTTGGCCTGATGGCGATGCCCAAGACGCAGTACGCGAAGTCGGGCGACGTCTCGATCGCGTATCAGGTGGTCGGGGAGGGCCCGTTCGACCTCGTGATGGTCCCCGGCTTCGTGTCCCACGTCGAGATGGTCTGGGACATGCCCCTCGCGGCGCGCGTTCTCGAGCGGCTGGCGACGTTCTCGCGCCTGATCCTTTTCGACAAGCGCGGCACAGGGCTGTCCGATCCGGTGGTC
The DNA window shown above is from Actinomycetota bacterium and carries:
- a CDS encoding M20/M25/M40 family metallo-hydrolase, which gives rise to MSDLTAETTELLQQMIRNGCVNDGTPGSGQEVRNADVLESFLDGAGLDMQRFEAVSGRPSLVARMEGTEPDAPSLMLMGHTDVVPVNPDGWTRDPFGGELVDGEVWGRGAVDMLNLTASMAVAIRELAHSGFKPKGTLIYLAVPDEEAAGTYGAKWLVDNEPDAVRCDYVLTEMGGFRFAGQGTPKVPVMVAEKGTYWCKIRVKGTPGHASMPFRTDNALVKAAEIVQRLASFQPEPVIHETWRRFVEQMGFPPEMKESLLDPAKVRAVAGELPDLGMARMIHACTHTTFAPTVLHGGVKGNVIPDSVEMQVDIRTLPGQTAEDVHAMLREALGEYYDMIEIDPTSAMEASASPVDSPLWDTLTSHTRRLSGAETVPFIIVGATDARFFRKVGATCYGYGLFSERISFGQFASMFHGDDERVDTESLGLTTELWGSVVHDFLG
- a CDS encoding ClpX C4-type zinc finger protein, whose product is MEGSGSRRAPGGTPKGPAGGRPRCSFCGRKPKEVQWIYGGSMVAICDGCTQRSLDEMLA
- a CDS encoding iron-containing redox enzyme family protein; amino-acid sequence: MTLDAERVHKELTEVMNSVWFEGGRPFLEDFADGKVPKDKLARFAPSYCFQVDNFKRCVAAVYAQAEPRDVRELLLENLWEEHGEGLPERDHAELVARFGRALGADIDSPYDLEPIPESRQWIDRILAICANEHFVVGLAALAYGIEARTRTMAFLGALYRDKYGLAEQDLEFFFMHLEADEEHAGRAIELVGRYCTTEELLERSKWAVGEVLDATRVVAEGMERICSG
- a CDS encoding LLM class flavin-dependent oxidoreductase, with the translated sequence MRFGLLIPQEGAPFKAVLEHARLADVLGFDSVWVEDHLRVIAVPPGSPAYEGWTTLTGLLAGTERIKAGPLVLAEGFRNPAWLANAAATLDHMSDGRLILGIGAGGYEAEFHSYGYEWLEAADRAERLAEALEVITGMWERRPFRGRWYRADGSADCPQPLQQPRPPIWIGGRGNSLLRVAARFADSWNAPLLTPEEVAERAETLRGYCEAEGRPMPEISYYGPVWVDTDEERMARRLERAHASENRNVRLYARVAISGTPEQAVARLREYEKIGVTHFVCHFGRADVTSGTEAFAKTILPAFR
- a CDS encoding SDR family NAD(P)-dependent oxidoreductase; amino-acid sequence: MGLLDGKVAVVTGSGRGIGRGIALELAKEGAKVVINDAGVDVNGRGSDTDPATQVVKEIEAGGGGAVANYGDVSKWDQAEGIIADAVKNFGSIDILV